The genomic segment TGTGAAGTTGATTAACCCCATTGCGATGGAAGAGGGCTTGCGCTTCGCCATCCGCGAAGGCGGCCGCACCGTTGGCGCTGGCGTCGTGGCCAAGATCATTGCTTAATTCTTTGTGGATCGGTGGCGCAAAGGCCAAGCCTTTGCGCTGCAGCAAGCAGAACACTCACCACAAGGAATTGACATGTCATCCAAGCAAAAAATCCGCATTCGCCTGAAAGCGTTTGACTACAAATTGATCGACCAGTCCGCTGCCGAGATCGTTGACACCGCCAAGCGCACCGGCGCGATTGTCAAGGGCCCCGTGCCTTTGCCAACCCGCATGAAGCGTTTTGACATCCTGCGCTCGCCGCACGTCAACAAGACCAGCCGTGACCAGTTGGAAATCCGCACGCACCAGCGTTTGATGGACATCGTGGACCCCACAGACAAAACTGTGGACGCCCTGATGAAACTCGACCTGCCCGCAGGCGTGGACGTCGAAATCAAGCTGCAGTGATGCAGTTTGGGGTGGCTGAAAAGCCATCCAAACACTTGAAACAAACCTGATTTGCCAGAAATGGCGAGTCGGGCTATAATTTCAGGCTCACCTCTTTTGGGGTGAGATTTATTAACAGTCTTTCACACACCAAACGAGGCTGCCAATTGAAGTGGCCTCGGTGAAAGTTTTGGAGAAAACAATGAGTCTGAGCAACTCCCTCGGGTTGCTGGGTCGCAAGGTGGGCATGATGCGTCTGTTCACTGATGATGGGGATTCCGTTCCTGTCACAGTGCTGGATGTGTCCAACAACCGTGTATCCCAGGTCAAAACCCAAGAGAACGATGGCTATGTCGCTTTGCAGGTGACATTTGGTGCCCGCAAGGCATCGCGCGTGACCAAGCCCATCGCTGGTCACCTGGCCAAAGCCGGTGTTGAAGCCGGTGAAATCATTCAAGAATTCCGCGTGACCGCCGACACGGCCGCCCAGTACGCCGCTGGCGCGACTGTGCCCGTGGCTGCTGTGTTTGCTGTGGGCCAGAAAGTGGACGTGCAAGGCACCTCCATCGGTAAAGGCTTCACCGGCACGATCAAGCGTCACAACTTCAAATCGCAGCGCGCATCGCACGGTAACAGCCGTTCGCACAATGTGCCCGGTTCGATTTCGATGGCGCAGGATCCTGGCCGTGTGTTCCCTGGCAAGAAAATGTCGGGTCACCTCGGTGATGTGACTTGCACCACCCAGAACCTGGCCGTCATCCGCGTTGACGAAGCCCGTGGCCTGTTGATGATCAAAGGTGCCATCCCTGGTTCTAAGGGTGGTTTCGTGACCGTGCGTCCCGCCATCAAAGTCAAAGGAGCGAACTGATGCAGCTCGAACTCCTGAACGACCAAGGTCAAGCCGCCTCCAAAGTGGATGCGCCCGAGACTGTGTTCGGTCGTGAATACAACGAAGCCCTGATCCACCAGATCGTGGTGGCTTATCAGGCCAATGCCCGTCAAGGCACCCGCGCTCAAAAGGACCGTGAACAAGTTCACCACTCTACCAAGAAGCCTTTCAAACAAAAAGGCACCGGTCGCGCTCGTGCTGGTATGACTTCCTCGCCTTTGTGGCGTGGCGGTGGTCGGATTTTCCCGAACATGCCCGACGAAAACTTCACCCAGAAGATCAACAAGAAAATGTACCGCGCTGGTATGGCTTCGATCTTCTCGCAGTTGGCCCGCGAAGGCCGTTTGGCTGTGGTGGATTCCTTCAAGGTTGAGACACCTAAAACAAAGCAGCTCGCTGCCAAGTTCAAGGCCATGAGTCTCGACAATGTGCTGGTGATCGCTGACGAAGTCGACGAAAACCTGTACTTGGCATCGCGCAACCTGATCAACATCCTGATTGTTGAGCCACGTTACGCCGATCCCGTGTCTTTGGTGAACTTCAAGAAAGTCCTCGTGACCAAAGGCGCCATGGACAAACTCAAGGAGATGTTTGCATGAGCGCCGTGAAGTTTGACGAAGGTCGTCTGATGTCCGTGCTGGTTGCCCCCATCGTGTCCGAAAAGGCCACCATGGTTGCAGAAAAATCCAACGCTGTGACATTCAAAGTGCTGCAGGACGCAACCAAGCCTGAAATCAAAGCCGCTGTGGAATTGATGTTCAAGGTCGAGGTCAAAGGCGTCTCTGTGGTGAATACCAAGGGCAAGACCAAGCGTTTTGGCAAGACCATTGGCCGCCGCGACAACGTTCGCAAGGCTTATGTCACGCTGCAACCAGGTCAAGAGCTGAACCTGTCCGGGGAGGCTGCGTAATCATGGCTGTCATCAAGATCAAACCGACATCCCCAGGCCGTCGTGGCGTGGTGAAGGTCACCCGTGACCACCTGCACAAAGGTGAGGGCTACGCGCCGTTGCTGGAACCCCAGCACCAGAAGTCGGGCCGTAACAACAACGGTCACATCACAACTCGCCACAAAGGCGGTGGTCACAAGCACCACTACCGCGTGGTCGATTTCAAGCGCAACAAAGATGCGATTCCGGCGAAAGTCGAGCGCATTGAGTACGACCCCAACCGTACTGCGCACATTGCTTTGCTGTGCTACGCCGATGGCGAGCGCCGTTACATCATTGCCCCCCGTGGCATTGAAACCGGTGCAACCCTGATGTCGGGCCCAGAAGCGCCTATCCGTGCTGGCAACACTTTGCCTATCCGCAACATCCCCGTGGGTTCGACCATCCATTGCATCGAGCTCAAGCCCGGTGCTGGTGCACAAATCGCTCGCTCGGCAGGTGCTTCGGCCACTTTGCTGGCTCGTGAAGGCATCTACGCTCAAGTGCGTATGCGCTCCGGTGAAGTTCGCAAGATCCACATCGAATGCCGTGCAACCATTGGTGAAGTCGCCAACGAAGAGCACAGCCTGCGCCAATTGGGTAAGGCCGGTGTCAAACGTTGGATGGGTATCCGCCCAACCGTTCGTGGCGTGGCCATGAACCCGGTGGACCACCCGCACGGTGGTGGCGAAGGCCGTACCGGCGAAGGCCGTCATGCAGTAGACCCGTGGGGCAACCTCACCAAGGGCTACCGTACCCGTAACAACAAGCGCACACAGGTCATGATCGTGTCGCGTCGCAAGAAGTAAGGGTTAGACAATGACACGCTCTCTCAAAAAGGGTCCATTCGTTGACCACCACTTGTTGGCCAAGGTTGAAAAAGCCGTTGCCACCAAAGACAAAAAGCCCGTCAAGACATGGTCGCGTCGCTCCATGGTTCTGCCCGATTTCATCGGTCTGACCATCGCCGTTCACAACGGCAAGCAACACGTTCCTGTTTATGTGACCGACCAAATGGTTGGCCACAAATTGGGCGAATTCGCATTGACCCGGACATTCAAGGGTCACCCTGCGGACAAAAAAGTCCAGAAGAAATAAGGAAAGACCATGGAAACACGTGCAGTCCTCCGGGGCGTCCGTTTGTCGGTCGATAAAGGCCGCCTGGTCGCCGATTTGATTCGCGGTAAAAAAGTGGATCAAGCTCTGAACATCCTGACTTTCACGCAGAAAAAAGCTGCGGGCATCGTCAAGAAGGTTTTGGAGTCCGCCATCGCCAACGCTGAGCACAACGACGGTGCCGACATCGACGAGTTGAAGGTGAAAACCATCTACGTCGAACAAGGCACCACGCTCAAGCGTTTCACCGCCCGCGCCAAAGGCCGTGGCAACCGCATCAGCAAGCCCACATGCCACGTGTATGTGACGGTTGGCAACTAAGCCAGGAAGAAACATGGGACAAAAAATCCATCCTACCGGCTTCCGTTTGGCCGTGAGCCGTAACTGGTCCAGCCGTTGGTACGCCAGCAACAAAGACTTCGCCGGCATGCTGGCCGAAGACATTAAGGTGCGTGAGTACCTCAAGGCCAAGCTCAAGAACGCTGCGGTTTCCCGCGTGCTGATCGAGCGTCCAGCCAAGAGCGCCCGCATCACCATTTTCTCGGCTCGTCCAGGCGTGGTGATCGGCAAGAAAGGTGAAGACATCGAGTTGCTCAAGAAGGAACTCGCTCTTCGTCTGGGTGTGCCAGTGGCTGTGAACATCGAAGAAGTGCGCAAGCCTGAAATCGATGCCCAACTGATCGCTGACAGCATCACGCAGCAGCTCGAAAAGCGGATCATGTTCCGCCGCGCCATGAAGCGTGCCATGCAAAACGCCATGCGTCTGGGTGCCCAAGGCATCAAGATCATGTCGGCTGGCCGCTTGAACGGCATCGAAATTGCCCGTACCGAGTGGTACCGTGAAGGCCGTGTGCCATTGCACACCCTGCGCGCTGACATCGATTACGCGACTTCTGAAGCCAAGACCACATATGGCGTCATCGGCGTCAAGGTCTGGGTCTACAAGGGTGACACTTTGGGTCGCAACGATGCGCCAGCTTTGGCTGAGCCCCGTTCCGAAGAAGAGCGCCGTCCGCGTGGCCCACGCCGTGATGCACGTCCTGGTGAGCGCCCCGCAGGCGATCGCCGTGGCGGCCCACGTCGTCCCGCTGGCACCAACACAGCACCCACCGACGGCAGCGACAAGCCTGCCGGCGCGGGTGGTGATTCCAAACCCGCCGTTAAGCGCGTACGCACAGTCGCCGCGCCAGCTGCAGCAGCTGACGGTCAATAAGGAGTAATTACATGCTGCAACCTGCTCGCAGAAAGTTCCGCAAGGAACAGAAAGGCCGCAACACCGGCGTCGCTACCCGTGGCAACACGGTGGCGTTCGGTGACTTCGGCCTGAAGTCCACAGACCGCGGCCGTTTGACGGCCCGCCAGATCGAAGCCGCACGCCGTGCGATTTCCCGTCACGTCAAACGTGGTGGCCGCATCTGGATTCGTGTGTTCC from the Limnohabitans sp. 2KL-27 genome contains:
- the rpsJ gene encoding 30S ribosomal protein S10, which encodes MSSKQKIRIRLKAFDYKLIDQSAAEIVDTAKRTGAIVKGPVPLPTRMKRFDILRSPHVNKTSRDQLEIRTHQRLMDIVDPTDKTVDALMKLDLPAGVDVEIKLQ
- the rplC gene encoding 50S ribosomal protein L3 gives rise to the protein MSLSNSLGLLGRKVGMMRLFTDDGDSVPVTVLDVSNNRVSQVKTQENDGYVALQVTFGARKASRVTKPIAGHLAKAGVEAGEIIQEFRVTADTAAQYAAGATVPVAAVFAVGQKVDVQGTSIGKGFTGTIKRHNFKSQRASHGNSRSHNVPGSISMAQDPGRVFPGKKMSGHLGDVTCTTQNLAVIRVDEARGLLMIKGAIPGSKGGFVTVRPAIKVKGAN
- the rplD gene encoding 50S ribosomal protein L4; translated protein: MQLELLNDQGQAASKVDAPETVFGREYNEALIHQIVVAYQANARQGTRAQKDREQVHHSTKKPFKQKGTGRARAGMTSSPLWRGGGRIFPNMPDENFTQKINKKMYRAGMASIFSQLAREGRLAVVDSFKVETPKTKQLAAKFKAMSLDNVLVIADEVDENLYLASRNLINILIVEPRYADPVSLVNFKKVLVTKGAMDKLKEMFA
- the rplW gene encoding 50S ribosomal protein L23, with amino-acid sequence MSAVKFDEGRLMSVLVAPIVSEKATMVAEKSNAVTFKVLQDATKPEIKAAVELMFKVEVKGVSVVNTKGKTKRFGKTIGRRDNVRKAYVTLQPGQELNLSGEAA
- the rplB gene encoding 50S ribosomal protein L2, with translation MAVIKIKPTSPGRRGVVKVTRDHLHKGEGYAPLLEPQHQKSGRNNNGHITTRHKGGGHKHHYRVVDFKRNKDAIPAKVERIEYDPNRTAHIALLCYADGERRYIIAPRGIETGATLMSGPEAPIRAGNTLPIRNIPVGSTIHCIELKPGAGAQIARSAGASATLLAREGIYAQVRMRSGEVRKIHIECRATIGEVANEEHSLRQLGKAGVKRWMGIRPTVRGVAMNPVDHPHGGGEGRTGEGRHAVDPWGNLTKGYRTRNNKRTQVMIVSRRKK
- the rpsS gene encoding 30S ribosomal protein S19, whose protein sequence is MTRSLKKGPFVDHHLLAKVEKAVATKDKKPVKTWSRRSMVLPDFIGLTIAVHNGKQHVPVYVTDQMVGHKLGEFALTRTFKGHPADKKVQKK
- the rplV gene encoding 50S ribosomal protein L22; its protein translation is METRAVLRGVRLSVDKGRLVADLIRGKKVDQALNILTFTQKKAAGIVKKVLESAIANAEHNDGADIDELKVKTIYVEQGTTLKRFTARAKGRGNRISKPTCHVYVTVGN
- the rpsC gene encoding 30S ribosomal protein S3; translation: MGQKIHPTGFRLAVSRNWSSRWYASNKDFAGMLAEDIKVREYLKAKLKNAAVSRVLIERPAKSARITIFSARPGVVIGKKGEDIELLKKELALRLGVPVAVNIEEVRKPEIDAQLIADSITQQLEKRIMFRRAMKRAMQNAMRLGAQGIKIMSAGRLNGIEIARTEWYREGRVPLHTLRADIDYATSEAKTTYGVIGVKVWVYKGDTLGRNDAPALAEPRSEEERRPRGPRRDARPGERPAGDRRGGPRRPAGTNTAPTDGSDKPAGAGGDSKPAVKRVRTVAAPAAAADGQ
- the rplP gene encoding 50S ribosomal protein L16, with product MLQPARRKFRKEQKGRNTGVATRGNTVAFGDFGLKSTDRGRLTARQIEAARRAISRHVKRGGRIWIRVFPDKPISTKPAEVRMGNGKGNPEYYVAEIQPGKVLYEIVGVPEELAREAFKLAAAKLPLRTTFVARMIGQ